From a single Mycosarcoma maydis chromosome 14, whole genome shotgun sequence genomic region:
- a CDS encoding putative MOB1 protein, producing MSSFFGLSKTRTFKPKRNIPEGTKQYQLKRYAEATLGSGNLRLAVVLPEGEDLNEWLAVNTLDFFNHVNMLYGTITEFCTPTECPVMCAGPRFEYHWQDANSALYRRPTKMSAPEYVDCLMSWVQSQLDDEELFPSKIGVPFPKNFAAVVKSILRRLFRIYAHIYNHHFAQVCALSIEAHLNTSYRHFLLFITEFELVEPRELAPLMELNEAILGEA from the coding sequence ATGTCGTCCTTCTTCGGTCTTTCCAAGACGCGTACATTTAAGCCCAAGCGCAACATCCCAGAAGGTACAAAACAGTACCAGCTCAAGCGCTATGCCGAAGCTACCCTGGGAAGCGGCAATCTCCGACTGGCAGTGGTGCTTCCCGAAGGCGAAGATCTCAACGAATGGCTTGCGGTCAACACGCTTGACTTTTTTAATCACGTCAACATGCTCTATGGTACTATCACCGAATTTTGCACGCCGACTGAATGCCCCGTCATGTGCGCCGGCCCACGCTTCGAGTACCATTGGCAGGATGCCAACTCGGCGCTCTACCGTCGTCCCACCAAGATGTCAGCGCCAGAGTACGTCGACTGCCTGATGAGCTGGGTGCAATCTCAGctggatgacgaggaaCTCTTCCCGAGCAAGATTGGCGTGCCATTCCCCAAGaactttgctgctgtggtcAAGTCGATTCTCAGAAGGCTGTTCCGCATTTACGCACACATTTATAATCACCACTTTGCCCAGGTGTGTGCGCTGAGTATCGAGGCTCATCTCAACACTTCCTACCGTCACTTTTTGCTCTTCATCACAGAGTTTGAGCTGGTAGAGCCACGCGAGCTTGCGCCATTGATGGAGCTCAACGAGGCTATCTTGGGCGAAGCATAA